In the Magnolia sinica isolate HGM2019 chromosome 15, MsV1, whole genome shotgun sequence genome, one interval contains:
- the LOC131227175 gene encoding DELLA protein GAI1-like, protein MKREHQDSSRSMATTGKSKMLEPDAGEDELLAVLGYKVRSSDMADVAQKLEQLEMAMYNGQEDGISHLAYDTVHYNPSDLSTWLESMLSEFNTPSEPAISKQQQPHQFYGSDCSDLRAIPGEVVYGREELDLGEPREKKRIRSGTAVAAAAESARPVVLVDSQETGIRLVHTLIACAEAVHRDDLESAEALVKQIGLLAASQGGAMRKVATYFAEALARRIYKIKPRDALDSFSDILQMHFYESCPYLKFAHFTANQAILEAFEGKSRVHVIDFSMKQGMQWPALIQALALRPGGPPIFRLTGIGSPQPDNTDTLQHVGMKLAQLADTIHVEFSYRGIVANSLTDVEAFMLDAHSGGDDEVVAVNSVFELHRLLAHPGAIDRVLATVKAVQPKIVTIVEQEADHNGPDFLDRFNESLHYYSTMFDSLEGCGMSLPDGKDQLMSEVYLGTQICNVVACEGLERVERHETLARWQGRMGASGFVPVHLGSNAFKQASMLLALFGGGDGFRVEENNGCLMLGWHTRPLIATSAWQIVEQESGH, encoded by the coding sequence ATGAAAAGAGAACATCAGGACAGTAGCCGCAGCATGGCAACGACCGGGAAGAGCAAGATGCTAGAACCTGACGCAGGCGAGGACGAGCTCCTTGCCGTCCTCGGCTACAAGGTCCGCTCCTCCGACATGGCTGACGTGGCTCAGAAGCTCGAGCAGCTGGAGATGGCCATGTACAACGGGCAGGAAGATGGTATTTCACATCTGGCCTACGACACCGTCCATTACAACCCATCCGATCTATCCACCTGGCTCGAATCCATGCTTTCCGAATTCAACACTCCATCCGAACCGGCCATCTCTAAGCAACAACAGCCGCATCAATTTTACGGCTCGGATTGCAGCGACCTGCGGGCCATTCCCGGAGAGGTTGTATATGGGAGAGAGGAATTGGATTTGGGCGAGCCTAGAGAGAAGAAACGGATAAGATCGGGGACTGCAGTGGCAGCCGCGGCCGAGTCGGCCCGCCCAGTCGTCCTGGTCGACTCGCAGGAGACTGGGATCCGACTCGTTCATACGCTGATTGCCTGCGCTGAGGCCGTCCACCGCGACGATCTCGAATCGGCGGAAGCGCTGGTGAAGCAGATCGGGCTGCTGGCCGCCTCGCAAGGGGGAGCGATGAGGAAGGTTGCTACGTACTTCGCCGAGGCACTCGCCCGGCGGATTTACAAAATCAAACCGCGGGATGCGCTGGATTCGTTCTCTGACATCCTGCAAATGCACTTCTATGAATCCTGCCCGTACCTGAAATTCGCCCATTTCACTGCGAATCAAGCTATCCTTGAGGCTTTCGAGGGGAAAAGCCGCGTACATGTGATTGATTTCAGCATGAAGCAGGGGATGCAGTGGCCTGCCCTGATACAGGCGCTTGCACTGCGACCTGGTGGTCCACCAATATTCCGGCTAACGGGCATTGGCTCACCGCAGCCCGACAATACTGACACACTCCAGCATGTGGGAATGAAGCTGGCACAACTAGCAGATACGATCCATGTCGAATTCAGTTACAGAGGAATCGTAGCGAACAGTCTCACTGACGTCGAAGCTTTCATGCTAGATGCACATTCGGGAGGCGATGACGAGGTTGTGGCAGTGAATTCTGTGTTCGAGCTTCATCGTCTTTTGGCCCACCCAGGGGCGATCGACAGGGTACTGGCAACCGTGAAGGCGGTGCAGCCCAAGATCGTGACGATCGTCGAGCAGGAAGCGGACCACAATGGGCCAGATTTCCTTGACCGGTTCAATGAATCGCTGCATTACTATTCGACGATGTTCGATTCGCTTGAAGGATGCGGGATGTCGCTACCAGACGGCAAGGACCAGCTGATGTCGGAAGTGTATCTCGGGACACAGATATGCAATGTGGTGGCGTGCGAGGGGTTGGAGCGAGTGGAACGACATGAGACGCTAGCACGGTGGCAGGGCCGGATGGGCGCGTCTGGGTTCGTGCCGGTGCACCTGGGTTCGAACGCATTCAAGCAGGCAAGCATGCTGCTGGCGCTGTTTGGGGGCGGCGATGGTTTCAGGGTGGAGGAGAACAATGGGTGTTTGATGTTGGGCTGGCACACACGGCCCCTCATAGCAACTTCAGCTTGGCAAATCGTCGAACAGGAGAGTggtcactga